One Stenotrophomonas sp. SAU14A_NAIMI4_5 DNA segment encodes these proteins:
- the nadC gene encoding carboxylating nicotinate-nucleotide diphosphorylase encodes MTALPTPDAAHVAADVARALAEDLGSGDVTAALLPDQADSAYLLCKQDDAVIAGRPWFDATHRALDPDVRIEWRVAEGDRVAAGTVLALLHGRSRSLVSAERTSLNFLQTLSGTATTTARYVAAVAGTGTRILDTRKTLPGLRLAQKYAVRCGGGDNHRFGLYDTVMLKENHIRAAGSLPAAVAAARQQWPSLPLVVEVEDLEQLQQALDAGCERILLDDFDAALRREAVRITAGRIPLEVSGSVGLEGLRAIAEDGVDCISIGGLTKHVQAIDLSLKLGPPPG; translated from the coding sequence ATGACCGCCCTGCCGACGCCGGATGCGGCCCACGTCGCGGCCGATGTCGCCCGCGCGTTGGCCGAGGACCTGGGCAGCGGTGACGTCACCGCCGCCCTGCTGCCCGACCAGGCCGACAGCGCCTACCTGCTGTGCAAGCAGGATGATGCGGTGATCGCAGGCCGCCCCTGGTTCGACGCCACCCATCGGGCGCTCGACCCGGACGTGCGCATCGAATGGCGCGTGGCCGAGGGCGACCGCGTCGCCGCCGGCACTGTGCTGGCCCTGCTGCACGGGCGCAGCCGCAGCCTGGTCAGCGCCGAGCGCACCTCGCTGAATTTCCTGCAGACCCTGTCCGGCACCGCCACCACCACCGCCCGCTACGTGGCCGCCGTGGCCGGCACCGGCACGCGCATCCTCGATACCCGCAAGACCCTGCCCGGCCTGCGCCTCGCGCAGAAGTACGCGGTGCGCTGCGGCGGCGGTGACAACCACCGCTTCGGCCTGTACGACACGGTGATGCTGAAGGAAAACCACATCCGCGCCGCCGGCTCGCTGCCAGCCGCCGTGGCTGCCGCGCGCCAGCAGTGGCCGTCGTTGCCGCTGGTGGTGGAGGTGGAAGACCTGGAGCAGCTGCAGCAGGCACTGGATGCCGGCTGCGAGCGCATCCTGCTGGACGACTTCGATGCCGCGCTGCGCCGCGAGGCCGTGCGCATCACCGCTGGGCGCATTCCACTGGAAGTCTCCGGCAGTGTCGGCCTGGAGGGATTGCGCGCGATTGCCGAGGACGGCGTGGACTGCATTTCCATCGGCGGCCTGACCAAGCACGTGCAGGCGATCGACCTGTCGCTGAAGCTGGGGCCGCCGCCGGGTTGA
- a CDS encoding Trm112 family protein, whose amino-acid sequence MDRKLLDLLVSPDTRQPLSLLDGKGLEALNKAISAGSVNKADGNPLAQPLREALVTRDRKQVFRVDDGIPVLLAEEAIPTAQIADFPAA is encoded by the coding sequence ATGGATCGCAAGCTGCTTGACCTGCTGGTGTCGCCGGACACCCGCCAGCCCCTGTCCCTGCTGGATGGCAAGGGCCTGGAAGCCCTCAACAAGGCTATTTCCGCCGGCTCGGTCAACAAGGCCGACGGCAACCCGCTGGCCCAGCCGCTGCGCGAAGCGCTGGTCACCCGCGACCGCAAGCAGGTGTTCCGGGTCGACGACGGCATTCCGGTGCTGCTGGCCGAAGAGGCCATCCCGACCGCGCAGATCGCCGACTTCCCCGCCGCATGA
- the purE gene encoding 5-(carboxyamino)imidazole ribonucleotide mutase, protein MTPNPIAPLVGIVMGSRSDWETMQHAAQKLEALGVPFEVKVVSAHRTPDVLFSYAEEAGPRGLRAIIAGAGGAAHLPGMIAAKTAVPVLGVPVQSKALNGMDSLLSIVQMPAGIPVATFAIGNAGASNAALFAAAMLASDQPAIGQALEAFRTRQTEDVMAHDDPRQ, encoded by the coding sequence ATGACCCCCAACCCGATCGCGCCGCTTGTCGGCATCGTCATGGGTTCCCGCTCCGACTGGGAAACCATGCAGCACGCCGCCCAGAAGCTTGAAGCCCTGGGTGTTCCGTTCGAAGTGAAGGTGGTCTCCGCCCACCGCACCCCGGACGTATTGTTCAGCTACGCAGAAGAAGCGGGCCCGCGCGGCCTGCGCGCGATCATCGCCGGTGCCGGCGGGGCCGCGCACCTGCCGGGCATGATCGCCGCCAAGACCGCCGTGCCGGTGCTGGGCGTGCCGGTGCAGTCCAAGGCCCTCAACGGCATGGATTCGCTGCTGTCGATCGTGCAGATGCCGGCCGGCATTCCGGTCGCCACCTTCGCCATCGGCAATGCGGGCGCGTCCAACGCGGCGCTGTTCGCCGCGGCGATGCTGGCCAGCGACCAGCCGGCCATCGGTCAGGCGCTGGAGGCCTTCCGCACCCGCCAGACCGAAGATGTCATGGCCCACGACGATCCGCGCCAATGA
- a CDS encoding 5-(carboxyamino)imidazole ribonucleotide synthase gives MSLTVGILGGGQLARMMVLAGAPLGLRFELYDPAVDACSGPLAPLTVAAFDDRKALAEFAAKVDVVTFDFENVPADSAQWLADQVPVYPPPSALAVAQDRLSEKTLFQQLGIPLPAFADIRSRDELAAKAAEFGLPCILKTRRLGYDGKGQFRLRSEADIDAAWDALGAQVERTGLILEGFVAFQREVSVVAVRGRDGSFQAWPVTGNWHVDGVLSASVAPAVLSDAEHEAAIGYARRVAEHLGYVGVFALELFCRDGELLANEMAPRVHNSGHWTIEGSETSQFENHLRAVLGLPLGSTRMLGHACMLNWLGAMPDPAPVLGQASGHWHDYGKQPRDGRKVGHATLRDDDAEALADAVLQVGLELDRQDQVAPAVHALRNR, from the coding sequence ATGAGCCTGACCGTCGGCATCCTGGGCGGCGGACAGCTCGCCCGCATGATGGTCCTGGCCGGTGCGCCGCTGGGGCTGCGCTTCGAGCTGTACGACCCGGCGGTCGACGCCTGCAGCGGCCCGCTGGCGCCGCTCACCGTGGCGGCGTTCGATGATCGCAAGGCCCTGGCCGAGTTTGCCGCCAAGGTCGACGTGGTCACCTTCGATTTCGAGAACGTGCCGGCCGACAGTGCGCAGTGGCTGGCCGACCAGGTGCCGGTCTACCCGCCGCCGTCGGCGCTGGCCGTCGCGCAGGATCGGCTGAGCGAGAAGACCCTGTTCCAGCAGCTGGGCATTCCGCTGCCGGCCTTCGCCGATATCCGCAGCCGTGACGAGCTGGCCGCGAAGGCCGCCGAGTTCGGCCTGCCGTGCATCCTCAAGACCCGCCGCCTGGGTTATGACGGCAAGGGCCAGTTCCGCCTGCGCAGCGAGGCGGACATCGACGCCGCATGGGACGCCCTCGGCGCCCAGGTCGAGCGCACCGGCCTGATCCTGGAGGGCTTCGTCGCCTTCCAGCGCGAAGTCAGCGTGGTCGCCGTGCGCGGCCGTGATGGAAGCTTCCAGGCGTGGCCGGTCACCGGCAACTGGCATGTCGATGGCGTGCTGTCGGCCAGCGTGGCCCCGGCCGTGCTGTCCGATGCCGAGCATGAGGCGGCGATTGGTTATGCGCGCCGCGTGGCCGAGCACCTGGGCTACGTGGGTGTGTTCGCGCTGGAGCTGTTCTGCCGCGATGGCGAGCTGCTGGCCAACGAGATGGCACCGCGCGTGCACAACTCCGGCCACTGGACCATCGAAGGCAGCGAGACCTCGCAGTTCGAGAACCACCTGCGCGCCGTGCTGGGCCTGCCGCTGGGCAGCACCCGCATGCTCGGCCATGCCTGCATGCTGAACTGGCTGGGCGCGATGCCCGATCCGGCGCCGGTGCTGGGCCAGGCCAGTGGCCATTGGCATGACTATGGCAAGCAGCCGCGCGACGGCCGCAAGGTCGGCCATGCCACGCTGCGTGATGATGATGCCGAAGCACTGGCCGATGCGGTGCTGCAGGTCGGCCTGGAGCTGGACCGCCAGGACCAGGTGGCGCCAGCGGTGCACGCGCTGCGCAACCGCTGA
- a CDS encoding Fe-Mn family superoxide dismutase — protein MPVELPALPYLSGSLQPHLSAQNVELHHGRHHRAYVDAVNAAIVGTEWEEAPLEEIVRQAQGTLFDAAAQAWNHGFYWQCLRPRGGGEPQGRLGELIKRQFGDGQRLREEFNRAALGLFGSGWVWLVQHPGGQLGIQATRNAGTPLTGESTPLLCCDVWEHAYYTDYQNERARYLEGFWQLVNWEFAESQLR, from the coding sequence ATGCCCGTCGAATTGCCTGCCCTGCCCTACCTTTCCGGCTCCCTGCAGCCGCACCTGTCCGCGCAGAACGTGGAACTGCATCACGGCCGCCATCATCGCGCCTACGTGGATGCGGTCAATGCCGCCATCGTCGGCACCGAATGGGAAGAAGCGCCGCTGGAAGAGATCGTCCGCCAGGCCCAGGGCACGCTGTTCGATGCGGCCGCCCAGGCCTGGAACCACGGCTTCTACTGGCAGTGCCTGCGCCCGCGTGGCGGTGGCGAGCCGCAGGGCCGGCTGGGTGAGCTCATCAAGCGCCAGTTCGGCGATGGCCAGCGCCTGCGCGAGGAATTCAACCGCGCCGCGCTGGGGCTGTTCGGCTCGGGCTGGGTCTGGCTGGTGCAGCACCCCGGCGGCCAGCTCGGCATCCAGGCGACCCGCAACGCAGGCACGCCGCTGACCGGCGAGAGCACCCCGCTGCTGTGCTGCGATGTGTGGGAACACGCGTATTACACCGACTACCAGAATGAGCGTGCGCGCTATCTGGAAGGGTTCTGGCAGCTGGTCAACTGGGAATTCGCCGAGAGCCAGCTGCGCTGA
- the grxD gene encoding Grx4 family monothiol glutaredoxin, with amino-acid sequence MAVMQQIQAEVDRYPLVLFMKGTPQYPMCGFSSRAVQALMAAGAVALRTVNVLEEPEIRANLPRFSNLPTFPQLFINGELIGGCDIVMELFEAGELKRIVEEATQG; translated from the coding sequence GTGGCGGTAATGCAGCAAATCCAGGCCGAGGTGGATCGTTACCCGCTCGTGTTGTTCATGAAGGGCACCCCGCAATACCCGATGTGCGGCTTTTCCAGCCGTGCCGTGCAGGCGTTGATGGCCGCCGGTGCCGTCGCCCTGCGCACGGTCAACGTGCTGGAGGAACCGGAGATCCGCGCCAACCTGCCGCGCTTCTCCAACCTGCCGACGTTCCCGCAGCTGTTCATCAACGGGGAGTTGATCGGCGGCTGCGACATCGTCATGGAGCTGTTCGAAGCCGGCGAGCTCAAGCGCATCGTCGAAGAGGCCACCCAGGGATGA
- a CDS encoding SDR family NAD(P)-dependent oxidoreductase, translated as MSAWPSTSANGAALDGRPLQDRVVLIAGAGGGLGSAAAIAAAEAGATVVLMGRKPRRLDRVYAQVQAVGPEPLLYPLDLEGAGPDDYAELAQALQRELGRLDGLLVCAAHFPGLTPFELADPASFARAVHVTLTAPAWLAQACLPLLKQRDDAAMVFAVDAPERVGQAYWGGYGVAQHGLRGLIASLHDELGRTTVRVSGLYPGPLRTALRARAYSVDQDPAAQGPEKAAAAAVALLSAAGAPWRGQVLDASHTTVAS; from the coding sequence ATGAGTGCCTGGCCATCGACGTCGGCGAACGGTGCGGCGCTCGATGGCCGTCCCCTGCAGGATCGCGTGGTCCTCATCGCCGGTGCCGGTGGCGGGCTGGGCAGTGCTGCGGCCATCGCGGCCGCCGAAGCGGGGGCCACCGTGGTGCTGATGGGTCGCAAACCGCGGCGGCTGGACCGGGTCTACGCCCAGGTGCAGGCCGTGGGGCCCGAGCCCCTGCTGTATCCGCTGGACCTGGAAGGTGCCGGCCCCGATGACTATGCCGAACTGGCCCAGGCCCTGCAGCGTGAGCTGGGGCGGTTGGACGGCCTGCTGGTCTGCGCCGCGCATTTTCCCGGCCTGACCCCCTTCGAGCTGGCCGACCCGGCCAGTTTCGCCCGCGCCGTGCACGTCACCCTGACCGCCCCGGCGTGGCTGGCCCAGGCCTGCCTGCCGCTGCTCAAGCAGCGCGACGATGCGGCGATGGTGTTCGCTGTCGATGCCCCGGAAAGGGTGGGGCAGGCCTACTGGGGCGGCTATGGCGTGGCCCAGCACGGGCTGCGGGGGCTGATTGCCAGCCTGCACGATGAATTGGGCCGTACTACCGTCCGGGTCAGCGGCCTTTACCCTGGCCCATTGCGCACCGCACTGCGGGCGCGCGCCTATTCCGTTGACCAGGATCCGGCCGCCCAAGGCCCGGAGAAGGCCGCCGCTGCGGCCGTTGCGCTGCTTTCAGCCGCCGGCGCCCCGTGGCGCGGGCAGGTACTTGACGCCAGTCACACTACTGTCGCCAGTTAA